A region of Thermobifida halotolerans DNA encodes the following proteins:
- a CDS encoding B12-binding domain-containing radical SAM protein, with the protein MPSLSTAATSHNRLLTALAHVVPPSHDLRDAVRSLPLTDPNRMRELLTRLLVGTAEQVVVTGTVERRLLALLPAGSQTWLLADLSGRPHRDRPWPQWARQGIDLHSPGDWLSTASLSADARRRLIRPKILLAALYHPEHFPLPRFPLGISDLARAVRSTLSGQVDLLDMQLGATLDTITADASSGGYDIVGLSATFGQHDLLTRVLDHASALPSPPRLVAGGSLTARNERLLLERYPSLLIARGAGEPTIADLVALHHGDIDLDQVRGIGYAGAPRGGGMAVSRFRVRRTPTVANRVQADTMPELDLLPTTFAHHGVAQLETSRGCTNYCSFCPRGHKGAWSGTAPTELPPILDAISEVFDQHPEVARVLYLVDEEFIGRGPDAVPRALAVSAALHERGFQWETSCRIDQVARLDRDRGWHADRVRLWRALLSHGLRRCLFGIESGVTSVLERFNKETTAEQNTLGIRTLSALGVPTRFTYITFDHLMDEAELRATHAFQGRRDLLLRPLPHLSAEEIADGVRDEAFVAEHSTGQPFYTSISYMLVSMECLIGAAYTKQVQAAGLAGPPRPSMGRVDAEFADWRIGACSQAAQLWVDRNFALDYTLKSVEKVLGGPERHRVRQTREVLKRSAFDLLTTMVRQVGAHQVHHKESTALAEALFSFMDDEVQRLRTRLDRALPGLARALPAKHADLLHREYQRWTATQEWRLINAADPCGT; encoded by the coding sequence ATGCCTTCTCTTTCCACCGCTGCGACCAGCCACAACCGCCTCCTCACCGCCCTCGCCCACGTGGTACCGCCCTCTCATGACCTCCGGGACGCGGTGCGCTCGCTGCCGCTGACCGATCCCAATCGGATGCGGGAACTCCTCACCAGGCTGCTCGTCGGCACCGCGGAGCAGGTCGTGGTGACCGGCACCGTGGAACGCCGACTGCTGGCACTGCTGCCCGCAGGCAGCCAGACGTGGCTGCTGGCGGACCTCTCCGGACGCCCCCACCGCGACCGCCCGTGGCCCCAATGGGCGCGCCAGGGCATCGACCTGCACTCCCCCGGCGACTGGCTGTCCACTGCGTCGCTGTCCGCAGACGCCCGCCGACGCCTCATCCGCCCGAAAATCCTGCTGGCAGCGCTGTACCACCCCGAGCACTTCCCCCTGCCGCGCTTCCCGCTGGGAATCTCCGACCTCGCCCGCGCGGTCCGCTCGACCCTCTCCGGCCAAGTGGACCTGCTGGACATGCAACTGGGCGCCACCCTCGACACCATCACCGCCGACGCCAGCAGCGGCGGGTACGACATCGTCGGCCTGTCAGCGACCTTCGGCCAGCACGACCTCCTCACCCGCGTCCTCGACCACGCCTCCGCTCTGCCCTCCCCGCCCCGGCTTGTCGCGGGAGGCAGCCTGACCGCCCGCAACGAACGCCTCCTGCTCGAGCGCTACCCCTCACTGCTGATCGCCCGCGGCGCAGGAGAGCCCACGATCGCCGACCTGGTCGCCCTGCACCACGGCGACATCGACTTGGACCAGGTACGCGGCATCGGATACGCGGGGGCACCGCGCGGCGGAGGAATGGCCGTCAGCCGCTTCCGGGTACGGCGCACCCCCACCGTCGCCAACCGCGTCCAAGCCGACACCATGCCGGAACTCGACCTGCTGCCGACCACCTTCGCCCACCACGGAGTGGCCCAACTGGAGACCAGCCGGGGCTGCACCAACTACTGCTCGTTCTGCCCCCGCGGCCACAAGGGAGCCTGGTCCGGCACCGCACCGACCGAGCTCCCGCCCATCCTGGACGCCATCAGCGAGGTCTTCGACCAGCATCCGGAAGTGGCGCGGGTGCTCTACCTGGTGGACGAGGAGTTCATCGGCCGCGGCCCGGACGCCGTTCCCCGTGCCCTGGCTGTCTCCGCCGCCCTGCACGAACGAGGATTCCAGTGGGAGACCTCCTGCAGAATCGACCAGGTGGCGCGCCTCGACCGCGACCGCGGCTGGCACGCCGACCGTGTCCGCCTGTGGCGGGCACTGCTCTCCCATGGCCTGCGGCGCTGCCTGTTCGGCATCGAATCGGGGGTGACCTCGGTCCTGGAGCGCTTCAACAAGGAGACCACCGCTGAGCAGAACACGCTGGGTATCCGCACCCTGTCGGCTCTGGGCGTGCCCACCCGCTTCACATACATCACCTTCGACCACCTGATGGACGAGGCCGAACTCCGCGCCACCCATGCCTTCCAGGGAAGACGCGACCTCCTGCTGCGGCCCCTCCCCCACCTGAGCGCCGAGGAGATCGCGGACGGCGTGCGCGACGAGGCGTTCGTCGCCGAGCACTCGACCGGCCAGCCTTTCTACACCTCTATCTCCTACATGCTGGTGTCCATGGAGTGCCTGATCGGCGCAGCCTACACCAAGCAGGTCCAAGCCGCCGGGCTGGCCGGGCCTCCCCGCCCGTCGATGGGGCGTGTGGACGCGGAGTTCGCCGACTGGCGCATCGGTGCCTGCTCCCAGGCCGCCCAGTTGTGGGTGGACCGCAACTTCGCCTTGGACTACACGCTCAAAAGCGTGGAGAAGGTCCTCGGCGGCCCGGAGCGCCACCGGGTGCGCCAGACCCGGGAGGTCCTCAAGCGCTCGGCGTTCGACCTGCTCACCACAATGGTCCGCCAAGTCGGTGCCCACCAGGTGCACCACAAGGAGAGCACAGCACTCGCCGAGGCGCTCTTCTCCTTCATGGACGACGAGGTCCAGCGCCTGCGCACGCGGCTCGACCGCGCTCTCCCCGGACTCGCCCGAGCGCTTCCCGCCAAGCACGCCGACCTGCTGCACCGGGAGTACCAAAGATGGACCGCCACCCAGGAGTGGCGGCTGATCAACGCCGCTGACCCCTGCGGAACCTGA